The following are from one region of the Fundidesulfovibrio soli genome:
- a CDS encoding NAD(P)H-dependent oxidoreductase, with product MRRVLLLAGSPRAGGVSLMLGRELLERMAGQGPAMEAQTLRVSGLLDAQEGRARLHAAFAWADTVVLSAPVYVDSPPAQVLKALEFLAAEPWRGEQPKRFCALFCCGFPEASHTDICLDVSRIFARKAGMEWAGGLGFGGSGALGGETLAARGRMAAPAVRALDLAARALADGRPVPIEARELAARPLIPKPLYLLLAESGFLAQAWKSRSLTRLGAQPFAEQ from the coding sequence ATGAGGCGGGTGCTGCTGCTGGCGGGCAGTCCCAGGGCCGGAGGGGTCTCCCTGATGCTCGGGAGGGAACTGCTGGAGCGCATGGCCGGGCAGGGTCCCGCGATGGAGGCGCAGACCCTGCGCGTAAGCGGCCTGCTGGACGCGCAGGAGGGCAGGGCCAGGCTGCACGCGGCCTTCGCCTGGGCGGACACGGTGGTCCTGAGCGCGCCTGTGTACGTCGATTCGCCCCCGGCCCAGGTGCTCAAGGCCCTGGAGTTCCTGGCCGCCGAGCCCTGGCGGGGGGAGCAGCCCAAACGCTTCTGCGCCCTGTTCTGCTGCGGTTTCCCTGAGGCCTCGCACACCGACATCTGCCTGGACGTGAGCCGCATCTTCGCCCGCAAAGCCGGGATGGAGTGGGCCGGAGGGCTGGGCTTCGGCGGCTCGGGGGCGCTCGGGGGCGAAACCCTGGCCGCTCGCGGCAGGATGGCCGCACCGGCGGTCCGCGCCCTGGACCTGGCCGCCCGGGCTTTGGCCGACGGGCGGCCCGTGCCGATCGAGGCGCGGGAGCTGGCGGCACGGCCCCTGATCCCCAAGCCGCTCTACCTCCTCCTGGCCGAGTCGGGCTTCCTGGCCCAGGCCTGGAAGAGCCGGTCACTCACGCGCCTTGGCGCACAACCCTTCGCGGAACAATGA
- a CDS encoding flavodoxin family protein yields MRTILFDAAPPEDDACRQGLDALRRALTDEGCSVRTFTLGRMAISPCRGCFACWIGTPGRCPFEDASREAAQAVAGADLLAVYSPVDFGCWSSEAKKALDRMVCLVSPHFAFSGLTRHRPRYASLPALLGVGWLAEPDPEAAGVFARLVEHNAYNLHAPAQRAVLLERDDWSRQRQVCRSALRGMFQ; encoded by the coding sequence ATGCGCACTATTCTCTTCGACGCGGCCCCCCCGGAGGACGACGCCTGCCGCCAGGGGCTGGACGCCCTGCGGCGCGCCCTCACGGACGAAGGCTGCTCCGTACGCACCTTCACCCTGGGCCGCATGGCCATTTCCCCGTGCAGGGGCTGCTTTGCCTGCTGGATAGGCACCCCGGGGCGCTGCCCCTTCGAGGACGCCTCCCGCGAGGCGGCGCAGGCCGTGGCCGGGGCGGACCTGCTGGCGGTCTATTCCCCCGTGGACTTCGGCTGCTGGAGCTCGGAAGCCAAGAAGGCCCTGGACCGCATGGTCTGCCTGGTGTCGCCGCATTTCGCCTTTTCCGGCCTGACGCGCCACAGGCCCCGTTACGCGTCGCTGCCCGCGCTGCTGGGGGTTGGCTGGCTGGCTGAGCCGGACCCCGAGGCCGCAGGCGTGTTCGCCCGGCTGGTGGAGCACAACGCCTACAACCTGCACGCTCCGGCCCAGCGCGCCGTGCTGCTGGAGCGCGACGATTGGAGCCGCCAGCGGCAGGTGTGCCGCAGCGCCCTGAGGGGGATGTTCCAATGA
- the chrA gene encoding chromate efflux transporter, with protein MAARVKAWDIFKGFFVVGATAYGGPAMMPAMRREVVEKRGFVTREDFRLGLGLCQTIPGGTLMQLAAYIGLKLDGLPGAIAGYLGFSCPAFLLMLGLSMFYTHTRGSHFSQAICSGLKVVVLAICLMSCLDFVKRFAPTRRHQAFTAAAAALFLAGVGVVPIVFGAALLGLFALAPGPAPDLGEGRSANGALRLAGYMALAMALGMGFLLAVDPLLFDLAVSMIKVDMLSFGGFGVFPVMYAEVVEHRAWVDSATFIEGMALAQVTPGPSLLASAFMGYIVRGVPGAVVASVGIFAASFIIVLAASHYRDSIVGSARARSALAGVLATLGGMIVAVSYTLAKAVDWGWASGLLLVLSLAALAKKVNVCWIVLAAAGLSLFLF; from the coding sequence ATGGCCGCACGCGTGAAAGCTTGGGACATATTCAAGGGCTTCTTCGTTGTCGGCGCCACTGCCTACGGCGGGCCTGCCATGATGCCGGCCATGCGCCGCGAGGTGGTGGAGAAGCGCGGCTTCGTCACCCGCGAGGATTTCCGCCTGGGCCTGGGCCTCTGCCAGACCATCCCCGGCGGCACCCTCATGCAGCTGGCGGCCTACATCGGGCTCAAGCTCGACGGCCTGCCCGGGGCCATCGCCGGATATCTCGGCTTCTCCTGCCCGGCCTTCCTGCTCATGCTCGGGCTGTCCATGTTCTACACCCACACCCGGGGTTCGCATTTCTCCCAGGCCATCTGCTCCGGGCTCAAGGTCGTGGTGCTGGCCATCTGCCTCATGTCCTGCCTGGATTTCGTCAAGCGCTTCGCGCCCACCAGACGCCACCAGGCCTTCACCGCGGCCGCCGCCGCCCTGTTCCTGGCCGGGGTGGGCGTAGTGCCCATCGTCTTCGGGGCCGCGTTGCTGGGCCTGTTCGCGCTGGCCCCCGGCCCCGCGCCGGACCTCGGCGAGGGCCGCTCGGCCAACGGGGCCCTGCGCCTGGCGGGATACATGGCCCTGGCCATGGCCCTGGGCATGGGATTCCTGCTGGCCGTGGACCCCCTGCTCTTCGATCTTGCGGTCTCCATGATAAAGGTGGATATGCTCTCCTTTGGGGGCTTTGGCGTCTTCCCCGTGATGTATGCCGAGGTGGTGGAGCACCGCGCCTGGGTGGACAGCGCCACCTTCATCGAGGGCATGGCCCTGGCCCAGGTGACGCCCGGACCGAGCCTTCTGGCCTCGGCCTTCATGGGCTACATCGTGCGCGGGGTGCCGGGCGCGGTGGTCGCCTCGGTGGGCATCTTCGCGGCCTCGTTCATCATCGTGCTCGCCGCGTCCCACTACCGGGACAGCATCGTGGGCTCGGCGCGCGCAAGGAGCGCCCTGGCCGGGGTCCTGGCCACGCTGGGCGGCATGATCGTGGCGGTCAGCTACACCTTGGCCAAGGCCGTGGACTGGGGATGGGCTTCGGGATTGCTGCTCGTTCTCTCGCTGGCCGCCCTGGCCAAGAAGGTGAATGTCTGTTGGATCGTGCTCGCCGCCGCCGGCTTGAGTCTGTTCCTTTTCTGA
- a CDS encoding DNA polymerase III subunit delta, producing MSQRPGFTFLVCPDPEMVKRRLEQLMAASGGGFARQVFWGDADEFDPAWWQALSTVSLFAQPKAVVLRRAEGLGADFWEKLARPLSGFNEHAWPVICLEGPHDPKKGPSLPKGLADRPYWKVGQQKGWVWISPGLTEETLGPLLRQWAQSRNLRFGKGALSELTRLLPRNMAAASAELEKLELAAVDGEIGADLAGMNQVEADLDIFGFLKALEEGRDPAGVWRTVFGHQLSSDDGFLFQFLAILAREYRLMWQLLHDDPECKAHPYVRKLKAPMAGRLGPAGLAKMWDLAMEAECSVKSGRKSPDQALEMLVAELHVLFARVRGRN from the coding sequence ATGAGCCAGCGCCCAGGATTCACCTTTCTCGTCTGCCCGGACCCGGAGATGGTCAAGCGCCGTCTGGAGCAGCTCATGGCCGCCTCCGGCGGGGGCTTCGCCCGCCAGGTCTTCTGGGGCGACGCCGACGAGTTCGACCCGGCCTGGTGGCAGGCCCTCTCCACCGTGAGCCTCTTCGCCCAGCCCAAGGCCGTGGTGCTGCGCCGGGCCGAGGGCCTCGGGGCCGACTTCTGGGAGAAGCTGGCCCGCCCGCTCTCGGGCTTCAACGAGCACGCCTGGCCCGTGATCTGCCTGGAAGGCCCGCACGACCCCAAGAAGGGGCCGTCGCTGCCCAAGGGGCTGGCCGACAGGCCCTACTGGAAGGTGGGGCAGCAGAAGGGCTGGGTCTGGATATCCCCCGGGCTCACGGAGGAGACCCTGGGCCCCCTGCTGCGCCAGTGGGCCCAGAGCCGCAACCTGCGCTTCGGCAAGGGGGCGCTCTCCGAGCTGACCCGGCTGCTGCCGCGCAACATGGCCGCCGCTTCGGCGGAGCTTGAGAAGCTGGAGCTGGCCGCCGTGGACGGCGAGATCGGGGCCGACCTGGCGGGCATGAACCAGGTGGAGGCCGACCTGGACATCTTCGGCTTCCTCAAGGCCTTGGAGGAGGGGCGCGACCCGGCCGGGGTCTGGCGCACGGTCTTCGGTCACCAGCTCTCCAGCGACGACGGCTTCCTGTTCCAGTTCCTGGCCATCCTGGCCCGCGAATACCGCCTGATGTGGCAGCTCCTGCACGACGACCCGGAGTGCAAGGCCCACCCCTACGTGCGCAAGCTCAAGGCGCCCATGGCCGGGCGGCTCGGCCCGGCCGGGCTGGCCAAGATGTGGGACCTGGCCATGGAGGCGGAGTGCTCGGTGAAGTCGGGGCGCAAATCCCCGGATCAGGCCCTTGAGATGCTTGTGGCGGAGCTGCATGTGCTGTTCGCCCGGGTCAGGGGCCGCAACTGA
- the radC gene encoding RadC family protein: protein MLKQKNQPHYLGHRSRLKQRLQDGPRALADYEILELLLGYANPRRDAKPLAKALLERFGSLRGVYQARQADLMEVEGFGDGLSVFWALWREFLARLGEQDVRERVLVDDPKVVADLARERLGHLTGEEFWVLLVDASNRVLGWECVSKGTVDQTPVYPREVLALALNRQAAGLVMVHNHPSGDPKPSNADVEITRQVKLAAHGLGVKLLDHVIVAGKRFYSFRKASLL from the coding sequence ATGCTTAAACAGAAGAATCAACCCCACTATCTGGGCCACCGCAGCCGCCTGAAGCAGCGTCTTCAAGACGGCCCGCGTGCTCTGGCCGACTACGAGATCCTTGAACTGCTGTTGGGCTACGCCAATCCCCGCCGGGACGCCAAGCCCCTGGCCAAGGCCCTGCTGGAGCGTTTCGGCTCTCTGCGGGGCGTGTACCAGGCCCGGCAGGCCGACCTGATGGAGGTCGAGGGCTTCGGCGATGGGTTGAGCGTGTTCTGGGCGCTCTGGCGGGAATTCCTGGCCCGCCTCGGGGAGCAGGACGTGCGAGAGCGCGTGCTGGTGGACGACCCCAAGGTGGTGGCGGACCTGGCCCGGGAGCGCCTGGGGCACCTGACCGGCGAGGAATTCTGGGTGCTCCTGGTGGACGCGTCCAACCGGGTGCTCGGCTGGGAGTGCGTGAGCAAGGGCACCGTGGACCAGACCCCGGTCTACCCCCGGGAGGTGCTGGCCCTGGCCCTGAACCGCCAGGCCGCCGGGCTGGTGATGGTGCACAACCATCCCAGCGGCGACCCCAAGCCCTCCAACGCCGACGTGGAGATAACCCGCCAGGTCAAGCTGGCGGCCCACGGCCTGGGGGTCAAGCTGCTCGACCACGTGATCGTGGCGGGCAAGAGGTTTTACAGTTTCAGGAAGGCATCATTGCTGTAG